Below is a window of Streptomyces qaidamensis DNA.
GCGGGAGTTGAGGCGGTTCGGTGTCCAGTGGGGCAGCGGCGCGCCCGGGCGGAGGGGACGGACGCCCGAGAGCCGGCCGGCGAGGTGGTGCAGGGCCTGCCGGGTGCGTACGGGAACGCCCGGCAGCCGGGCGGCCAGGCGCAGGGCCGTGAGCAGGACGCGGTTCTCGGCGATGTCGGGGGTGTGGTCGTCGTAGCGCACGGCGACCGGCAGCGGCAGGCCGACGCGGCGCAACTGGTCCGCCGTGCGGATCCGGCCGCGGATCAGGGGCAGGTCCTCCTCGACCGTGCGGTAGCCGTGCATCACCCCGGTGTCGAGCGTGCGGCGTGCGGTGCGGGCGAGCAGGTCGGCGACCGCGGGGAGGAGTTCGTCCGACTCGGCCGCGTCGACCGGCTCGGGCCGCCAGGGGTCGTCGGAGGAGTAGGAGAGCAGGAACAGCAGGTCCCGCACGGGGAGTTTGGGGCGCAGGTGGAGCTGGACGGTCCCGCCGGAGGGGGTGCGCAGCCGGACCAGCCCGGCCTTCTGGTTCCCGCGCAGCCGCCAGCGTCCGCCCGCCGCGGGGGTCAGCCGCACCAGGTCGGGCACGGTGAGCAGTCCGGCGAGCTGGTCGCCCGTCAGCTCCCGCACGAGGCCGGGGCCGGTCTCCGGGACGGTGAGGAGGAGGCCGGTCACGCCTCCTCCGGGGCCCGCCCCAGCGCCGCACGCAGCGCGGGCAGGCCGTACTCCTCCTCCACGTCGATCCCGGTGCCGTAGAGCTGGTCCTCCAGCAGGGGCAGGATCTGGGTGCGCCAGACGAGGTCGAGCCCGTCCGGCCGGGCGGCGGCGGGCTTCATCAGG
It encodes the following:
- a CDS encoding McrC family protein; translation: MTGLLLTVPETGPGLVRELTGDQLAGLLTVPDLVRLTPAAGGRWRLRGNQKAGLVRLRTPSGGTVQLHLRPKLPVRDLLFLLSYSSDDPWRPEPVDAAESDELLPAVADLLARTARRTLDTGVMHGYRTVEEDLPLIRGRIRTADQLRRVGLPLPVAVRYDDHTPDIAENRVLLTALRLAARLPGVPVRTRQALHHLAGRLSGVRPLRPGAPLPHWTPNRLNSRYTRVLRLAELVLSARSVQPEGGSSVTAEGFLLHLPDVFERFLTTALGDVLARRGVRCAGQEGHHRLDEARRVRLRPDIVLYRASRPVSVIDAKYVFLDRAAPSTGHLGQLLGYCTALGLPHGHLVYAATTQDGPTDHVIRRSGITVTAHTLDLALPPAGLLSAVADLADRITATAADTRPEAPRGAS